The proteins below are encoded in one region of Buttiauxella gaviniae:
- a CDS encoding YccF domain-containing protein, producing MRTVLNILNFVLGGFLTTLSWLLATLVSIIFIFTLPLTRSCWEITKLSFVPYGNEAIHVDELNPQGKSAIMNTGGTLLNIVWLVFFGWWLCVLHIFTGIAQCITIIGIPVGIANFKIAAIALWPVGRRVVSVETAQAARVANASRRFQ from the coding sequence ATGCGTACAGTCCTTAATATTTTGAACTTTGTACTGGGCGGGTTTCTTACCACCCTCTCCTGGCTGCTGGCCACTCTTGTCAGTATCATTTTTATTTTCACGCTCCCGCTGACTCGTTCCTGCTGGGAAATTACCAAACTCTCGTTCGTGCCTTATGGTAACGAAGCTATTCATGTGGACGAGCTAAATCCGCAGGGCAAAAGCGCCATTATGAATACGGGTGGAACGCTGCTGAACATTGTGTGGCTGGTCTTTTTTGGCTGGTGGCTTTGTGTGCTGCACATCTTCACCGGTATCGCCCAGTGCATTACGATTATCGGCATTCCTGTGGGCATCGCTAACTTCAAAATTGCCGCGATTGCGCTTTGGCCCGTAGGCCGTCGTGTCGTTTCTGTTGAAACCGCGCAGGCTGCTCGTGTTGCCAATGCAAGCCGACGTTTCCAGTAA